A single genomic interval of Patescibacteria group bacterium harbors:
- a CDS encoding DUF167 domain-containing protein yields MLIKVKVFPSSKKENILQKNKDSFEIKTKEKPEQGRATKRVITMLSMHFNLPESKIRLIRGAKTRNKIFDIIDVI; encoded by the coding sequence ATGTTAATCAAGGTAAAAGTTTTTCCTAGTTCAAAAAAGGAAAACATTCTTCAAAAAAATAAAGACAGTTTTGAAATTAAAACCAAAGAAAAGCCTGAGCAAGGACGAGCCACTAAGCGCGTAATAACAATGCTGTCCATGCATTTTAATTTACCCGAATCTAAAATCAGATTAATCAGAGGGGCCAAAACAAGAAATAAAATTTTTGATATTATCGACGTAATATGA